A segment of the Labrys wisconsinensis genome:
CGCGGCGCTCGTCGCCATGGGCGGGCCGCTGGGGAAGACGAAGAAGGTCACCGAGCGCGGCATCGAGGATGTGAGCAACGAGATGGGCGCCTTCACGGTCGTGCGCGCGGACTCGCACGAGGCGGCCGCCGAGCTCTTCGAGAACCATCCACATTTCACGATCTTCCCGGGCGAATCCGTGGAGATCATGCCGATCCTGCCGATACCAGGCGCCTGACCGGCGGCAACATCCGTACCGTCAGTTCAAGAAGGATGAAGAGCATGCCCAACACCCTGCGCCTGCACCGCGTTCTGGCGACCAGCCCGGAGAAGGTCTATCGCGCGTTCCTCGAGGCGGACGCGTTTGCGAAATGGCTCCCGCCCAATGGCTTTGCCTGCACGGTGCATCATCTTGAGCCGAACGTCGGCGGTACCTTCAAGATGTCCTTCCGGAACTTCACGACGGGCGAGAACCACGCGTTCGGCGGCGAATATGTCGAGCTCGTGCCGGCGGAACGTCTGCGCTACAGCGAGAGGTTCGACGATCCCAATCTGCCCGGCGAGATGCAGGTGACCGTGACGCTGAAGACGGTGTCGGTCGGCACCGAGCTGGATATCACGCAGGCAGGCTTGCCGGACGTCATTCCGCTGGAGGCCTGCTATCTCGGCTGGCAGGAGTCGCTGCAGAACCTGGCGAGGCTCGTCGAGCCCGAGATCAACCAGTAGGGCATCGCGGTCGCGCGGAGGCGGCCGGCGCCGGGCGGCCTCCGCGATCCGGCGCCGGCGTCCCGAGTTGCGGAAGGAGCCGTCAGGCGTCGACGTTCGTCGGCAAGACGATGACGTCGTGGATCGTGACATTCCGCGGTCTGCTCAAGATGAACAGGACGGCTTCGGCGACCTCCGAGGGGTCGATCAGCGCCCCCGCATCCTTGACCGCCTGCAGCCGATCTGCCTCCCAGTCCGCCAGCAAGGCCGAGATGACCGGCCCGGGCGAGACCTGGGAGACGCGCACGCCGTGCTTGTTGACCTGGCGGCGCGTGGTCTGCGTGAAGCAGGTCATCGCCCATTTCGACGCGGAGTAGACCGGCTCGTGCTTGATGGCGGAATGGCCTGCCAGTGAACACGTCACGACGATATCCCCGACACCGCGCTCGATCATGTGCGGAAGGACGGCGTGGACATTCTTGATGACGGCATTGATGTTCAGATTCAGCATGCGGTCGATCGTGGTCGCGTCGGTATCCACCAGATCGCCGCCGATATATGTTCCGGCATTGCAATGAAGGATGTCGATCTTGCCGGTTTTCTTCAGTATTTCGGGGACCATGGCGGCGCAACTGTCGACATCGAGCAAGTCGGTGACCTGCGCTATCGCCTTTCCACCTGCTTTCGCGACGAGCTCGCTCAGCGCCGCAGCATTTCGATCGACCATGACCACGGTCGCGCCCGCCGTCATGAGAACTTGCGCTGTCGCCAGTCCAATACCGGAGGCCGCTCCCGTGATGACGGCAATCTTTCCATCGAGCTCGTTGGCCATGGTCAGTCTCCTTATGGACTCGAAAATCGGGCTTCAGCCTGCGCTCGGCGGCGCACGCTCATACCGCGAGGGGATTTCTTTGCAGGGCAGGCAGCGCGGTGCCGTCCTGTCCGAACAGATGCGCGGCTGAAGCGGTGACGCTGACGCCGACGCGGTCATGGACCCTTGAGGCGTCAGCGCCGTCGGCCTGGACGATGAAGAGGCTGGAGGCGGTGATCTGGACATAGAGGAAGGTCTGGCCGCCGAGGCGTTCGACGACCATGACCTCGCCGGCGAGCTCGCCGGTGTCCGAGCGCC
Coding sequences within it:
- a CDS encoding SRPBCC family protein, which gives rise to MPNTLRLHRVLATSPEKVYRAFLEADAFAKWLPPNGFACTVHHLEPNVGGTFKMSFRNFTTGENHAFGGEYVELVPAERLRYSERFDDPNLPGEMQVTVTLKTVSVGTELDITQAGLPDVIPLEACYLGWQESLQNLARLVEPEINQ
- a CDS encoding SDR family oxidoreductase, yielding MANELDGKIAVITGAASGIGLATAQVLMTAGATVVMVDRNAAALSELVAKAGGKAIAQVTDLLDVDSCAAMVPEILKKTGKIDILHCNAGTYIGGDLVDTDATTIDRMLNLNINAVIKNVHAVLPHMIERGVGDIVVTCSLAGHSAIKHEPVYSASKWAMTCFTQTTRRQVNKHGVRVSQVSPGPVISALLADWEADRLQAVKDAGALIDPSEVAEAVLFILSRPRNVTIHDVIVLPTNVDA